CTGGTCGCCAACTTAATGAAAGCCTATTCCAGCTCCATTGACGGATTGACCTGGATGAGTTCGGACACCAAGGCCAAAGCACACGAAAAACTTGATCACTACATGGTCAAGATCGGCTATCCATCGAAGTGGCGCGATTACAGTGCATTGGAAGCAAAGGCTGACGATTTGTTCGGCAACGCCATTCGAGGTGCTCAGTTTGCCTGGCGATTCAATATCGGCCATTTGGGCAAAACAGTCGATCGTACCGAATGGGGTATGACGCCGCAGACGGTCAATGCTTACTACAATCCTTCTCTGAATGAGATTGTATTCCCGGCCGCGATTCTGCAACCTCCTTTCTTTAATCCCGAGGCAGAAGATGCAGTGAATTATGGCGGCATCGGCGCGGTGATCGGTCATGAAATCAGCCACGGCTTTGATGATCAGGGCGCGCAGTTTGACGCTTATGGAAATCTGAAAAACTGGTGGACTGCCGCAGATAAAAAGGCGTTTGATGCCCTGACAACCCGCCTGGTGAAGCAATACGATGCCTATGAACCGCTCCCGGGTAAGCATATCAATGGCAAGCTGACACTGGGCGAGAACATCGCTGATTTGTCGGGTTTGCAAATCGCCTATAAAGGCTACCAGCTCTCACTAAATGGTCAGCCCGCGCCCGTGCTGGATGGTTTTACGGGTGAGCAACGCTTTTTCCTGGGATTTTCTCAGGTGTGGCGCGGCAAGATGCAGGACGAACTCCTGCTGAACCTGCTCACGACCAATCCCCATTCCCCCGAGGCGTTCCGAGTGATTGGTGCGAGCGTCAACAGTGACGCCTTCCAGTCCGCTTTTGCTGTCAAACCGGGCGATAAGATGTACAAGGCTCCGTCCGAGCGGATTCGAATCTGGTAAGCCTTTCCCAAGACTTCACGCCCCGCTTCGTCGGGGCGTTTTACTGCCTAAGGATGATTCAGTTCACTCAGCGACTCCAGTGGAACTGAGCATGGCCCATAGCACACCTCGACCTCCTTCATGCTTCGCACATATCGGCTAGATCGCATTGCCGGCGTAAAGCGAGTTTGCTTGAAGGCGTTGATCACCTGCTGTTGATCCATCTCCGGCGGATTGGCAGAGAGTACCTCTACAGCATCCACGACGCCGCTCTCGTTAATCTTGATCTGAATCCGCATCACTCCGACAAGCTGGTGGCGCGCAGGCTGCAGCCCCTCCTCAGGCGGAACCAGCTGTACGGCATTCAATGGCTGTGCGAGCTGATCCAGTTCGGCTGCTGGATAATAGGTTGGATCGACATCCAGTAGGGGTTTGATTGGTTCGGTAGGTGATGCTTCTGCGGGTGATTTCGGTAATTCAAATTTGTCAGGCAGCGGATTGGAAAATTCGCCCCCCTTCAAGATGATTGTTTGCCGCAACCTAGGTTCGTCACGATGCTGAAGATTCACCATCAAGGTCTGGATACCCACTTGAGGCTGATACGATCGGGGCGAGGGTGCGAGAAAAAAAAACACCCCGCCGTGCAGCATCAGCGAAATCGCCGACGTGATCACGATGGGGTATTTCATGGTTGAGTCTTGATCTAGCTAAGCAGCGATTTAAGACTTCTTGCCCATTGATAATTGCGTTTCAAATGTAGCAGAATCAATGGCACCCGGAATGATCTGACCGTTTTCAAAGACAATCGTCGGGGTCGCATTCACACCAATATCTTCACCTACCTTTTGCAGGGCGCTGATCGGATGAGCGCAATCCCCCTTGTTATCAGGCAGTGTGCCGTTGAACATCCAGTTATTCCATGCAACCAGCTTATCTTCAGCACACCAGATCAGCGCGGACTTGCGGGCGGCATCCGGATGCAGCGAGGCAATCGGGAAAACAAAATTATAGATCGTGACATTATCCAACTTGGACAGGGTTTCCTGCTCCAGCTTCTTGCAGAACGGGCAATCCGGGTCGGAGAATACAGCTACGCGACGCGAGCCATTGCCCTTGACTACCTTGATGGCAGACTCAAAGGGCAATTTATTGAAGTCTGTCTTCATCAGCTCATTCATGCGCTCTTCGGTGAGACTCACCTGACGCTTGAGGTCAACCATATCGCCAACAAACATAAAATCTGCCTTGGCATCGGTATAGACGACCTGACGAGGCGCAATCACTACCTCAAACACGCCCTTGACTGGTGACGGGCGCACCGACTCGATCTTGCGCTGAGGCAATTTCTTTTGCACGGCCGACTTAACCGATTCGGTTTCATTCGCCGCGTTCGCACAAGCAGCAAAGGTCAGCACGGTGGCAAGTGCCAGCACAGTACGGGAGAGCGGAAAAGAAACATTCATTGAATAATCTTTCTGGTACTTATCAAGAGTAGGGAGTCAGACTGAGTCCGGACGATGCAACAGTAAGCGCTGAGGTGCGACAGGAGCAAGCTCGCCCGGCTGGCAAATTGTACCGTTCGTCACGCACCTCGCCAAATAGGGTGCATCAAGTAGATTTGAGCGCTAACCGTGTTTTGCCCGAAGGCGGATTTTTATCGAAGTAGCGCTTGATGCCGGTCAGCAATGCATTCGCCATTTTGTGCTGATACGCATCATCCTTGAGCTTGGCTTCCTCTTCCGGATTGGAGATGAATGCAGTTTCAACCAAGATCGATGGAATATCCGGGGCTTTCAGCACGGCAAATGCAGCTTGCTCGACTTGTCCGCGATGCAGGGTATTGATGCCACCAATTTCATTCAGCATCGCTTTGCCGAGTTTCAGACTGTCATTGATCGTGGCTGTTTGCGTCAAATCGAAGAGTGTGTGCGCAAGATAGCGATCACGGCCATCCAAGCGCATACCGCCGATTAAATCGGCATCATTTTGCGATTTGGCCAACCACTTTGCAGCGGTCGATGTCGCACCACCTTCGCTCAGCGCATATACAGACGAACCGCGCGCATCACGTCGGGTCACGGCATCGGCATGAATAGACACAAACAAGTCCGCCGCAGCCTTTCGTGCCTTGAGTACTCGCTCACCCAGCGGCACGAAATAGTCGTCATCGCGCGTCAGCACCGCACGCATCCCCTTTTGCGCATCGATCTTGGCCTTGAGCTTCTGGGCAATCGCCAGCACGATCGTTTTCTCGTAGGTGCCAGATTTGCCGATCGCCCCCGGATCTTCGCCGCCATGGCCGGGATCAATGACCACTGTAATGAGGCGGTCAACATCCAGTTTTTCCGGCGCTTTGTCTTCCTTGCGACTTTTCACTTCCTGAACAGGCTTACTAGCCGCCCCCTCGGGCACATCCATATCAGCAAACGCCATCAAGGGGTCATCGACCTTGGCCGGAAACAAATCAATTACCAGACGATGCTTGTATTCACCATACGGTTGCAAGGTAAATACCTGCGGCTTCACTTCTGCCTTAAGATCAAGCACCACCCGCACGGTGCCGGGCTTGAAGCGGCCAGCACGCAATTGCTTGACGTAGGGATCATCTGCGCCGATGCGCGCACCGATATTGGCTAGTTCACTGCCCCAGCTGATGCCATCCATGTCGACCACCAGCCGAGCAGGATCGGGCACCATAAACTGGTTGAACTGCAGGGGTGCGTTTGATTCGATGGTGATGCGGGTATAGGCGCGCGCAGGCCAGACGCGAACGGCCAGCACCGATGCGGACTCTTCATTCTTACCCTGTGTTGCCGCCACAACGGGCAGCAACAGGGTTGCCACAGCGCCTTGCAGCAGGCGCCGCCGCTTTATATCTGGCGAGAAGCGATCAATTGCTCGAGACATCTGCTTCCTGTTTCTGTTTGCGCTTCAATCAGCACATGGCGCCCGTCACCCTCTGGCGCGAGCGAGATTTGCCAGTCCGGCACAGGCAGCAAACCCTCTGCCTTTTGCGGCCATTCGATCAGACAAATGCTGTCCGGATGGAATAATTCCCTAAATCCGGCGTCTTCCCATTCCTCTGGATCGGCAAATCTATACAAATCAAAGTGATGCAAGTATAAGTTCGAAATTACGTAAGGTTCAACCAAAGTATAGGTCGGACTCTTGACGCGTCCAGAAAAACCACACCCGCGCAAGATCCCGCGCGTCAGCGTTGTTTTTCCCGCACCCAGATCGCCCAATAACCAGATACTGGTGCCGCCTTGCAGCACAGCCGCGATCTGCTCACCGAGCGCCAACGTCGCCGTTTCATCCGCCAGATGGGCAGACAGCGTATGATATTGCGCATGCATGATGAACACTCCCTTGACTGGGCCGATCTCAAAGCCCGTATTGTACGCTGGTCCTGCGAATTGGGCTTTGATGACATGCGCATTAGCGATGCCACACTGCCCCCCGAAGCCGAAGCACGCCTGCAGGCGTGGCTGGATGCCGGTTTTCATGGTGAAATGGACTATATGGCCGCGCATGGCATGAAGCGTGCACGCGCCAAAGAATTGGTTCCCGGCACGATCCGCGTCATCAGCGTGCGCATGAACTATCTACCGCCGGATGCAGCCGACAGCGGCACCATCATGGCAGACAGTCATCAAGCCTTTATTTCGCGCTACGCGCTGGGCCGCGATTATCACAAAGTCCTGCGCAATCGCCTACAGAAGCTTGCAGAAAAAATCAGCAATGAGACAGGCGCCTTTGCCTTCCGCGCCTTTACGGACTCAGCACCGGTATTGGAAGTTGAGACCGCGACGCAGGCCGGACTGGGCTGGCGAGGCAAGCACACCCTTTTGCTGACGCGCGAACATGGCTCATTTTTCTTTCTGGGTGAACTGTTTGTAGATTTACCCCTGCCCATTGACCCGCCGCTTGCACAGGATCACTGCGGTCGCTGCACCAAATGCATCGACGTCTGCCCCACTGGCGCCATCGTTGCCCCCTATCAGGTGGATGCCCGCAAATGTATCTCCTACCTGACCATCGAGCTCAAAGGCAGCATCCCCGAGGTATATCGCCCCATGATCGGCAATCGCGTCTATGGCTGCGACGACTGCCAGCTGCACTGCCCGTGGAACCGCTTTGCCCAGACATCGCCCATGGAGGACTTTGCGATCCGCAACGGGCTCGACAAGGCTACCTTGGTCGATCTGTTTGCATGGGATGAGGCTACCTTCAAAGCCAATATGGCCGGCAGCGCCATTTACCGGATCGGACATGCTCAGTGGCTACGCAATCTGGCGGTGGGATTGGGCAATGCCGAGACCTCGCCCGAGATCATCGCCGTACTTACCGCACGGCTGAATGATGCCGATGAAGTCGTGCGCGAACATGTTCGCTGGGCGCTGGCGCGGCATGGTGTGAATCTGCTCACCTGAAATGCGCGGCGCAGAGTAAAATCAGCGCTTTTCCAGCCGACTGTTTTTGTCTATGTCGCAATCACTCGCCTCACGCCCGATCGGCGTGTTCGATTCGGGGATCGGGGGCCTGACGGTTACCCGCGCGCTGATGGAGCGCATGCCCTTCGAGAACATCATTTATTTTGGCGATACTGCCCGCGTCCCCTATGGCGTGAAATCGGTTGCGACCATTGAGCAATTTACCAGCCAGATTGTCGACTTCCTGCTGGAAAAAGAGGTAAAAGCACTGGTGATTGCCTGCAATACGATTTCAGCAGTGGCGGGCAATCACGTGCGCAAGCGGGTGCCCGTACCGGTTTTCGACGTAATCGATTCCGGCGCACGCGATGCAATCTCCATGTCGCGCAACAACAGCATCGGCGTAATTGCCACTCCGACTACCGTGAACGCCAATGCCTACGCTCGCGCCATTCACGGCCTACAGGCAGATGCTCGCGTCTATTCACAAGCGTGCCCGCTCCTGGTACCACTGGTAGAGGAAGGCTGGCTGGATCACCCGGTGACACGTCTGACCGTCCAGGAATACCTCAAGCCCGTGCGCGCCGAAGGCATCGACACGCTGGTGCTGGGCTGTACCCACTATCCATTACTCAAGCCACTGATTGGCGAGCTGGCAGGAGACAGCATCAAACTGGTTGACTCCGCTGTGAGCGTCGCCGATCAGGTCGCCCGCACCTTGGCCGAGCAAGGCCTGTGCACCCCCAATCGCGACGAAGCGGATTATCGTTATTATGTGACTGATATCCCGCTGCGCTTTCAGACCGTGGCCGAGCGATTTCTCGGCCGCACGCTGCGCCATATCGAGATGGCCCAGCTGTAAGACATGCGCCCGCCGATTGGCGGCGGGCAGTTTCAGTCTATGCATGCTAAAATAGCCTGTTTTTTAGTACCTTTTTGTATCCAGAGTGCCGGATTCATCAAAATCTGCCGCTCAGCACAAACGAGATGCCGCCCATGTTGTCAGCCCTTACCGCCCTGTCCCCCCTTGATGGCCGCTATCAGAAAAGCGTCGACGCCCTGCGCGACAGCTTCAGCGAATATGCCCTGATCAAACAACGCATCAAGGTTGAAATCGAATGGCTGAAGGCACTGGCCAATGAGCCGGGCATTGTCGATGTGCCTGCATTCTCCGCAGCCACGATTGCAGAACTGGACGCTGTTGCTATTGGTTTCGCCGAGGAACACGCCGCCGAAGTGAAGGCGATCGAAGCGCGCACCAATCATGACGTGAAGGCAGTGGAATACTGGCTGAAGGAACGCTTCGCCAACAACGCTGAAATCGCCCCGGTGCAAGAGTTCTTCCACTTCGCCTGCACCTCTGAAGACATCAATAATCTGTCGCACGCACTGATGCTGAAGCATGGTCGTGACCAGGTGATGCTGCCCAAACTGCAGGAAGTCGCAGCCAAGCTGAAGGACATCGCGCACGATCTGGCTGACAACGCCATGATGTCACGCACCCACGGCCAGCCAGCCACCCCCACCACCATGGGCAAGGAAATTGCCAATGTGGCCTACCGTCTGGATCGCCAGATCGAGCGCATTGCTGCCGTTGAGTTGCTGGGCAAGATCAATGGTGCGGTGGGTAACTACAATGCGCATCTGGTGGCTTACCCGGATGTCAACTGGCCTGCCTTTGCACAAAAGTTTGTCGAGTCGCTCGGCATTACCTTCAACCCGTACACCATCCAGATCGAACCGCACGATTACATGAGCGAATTGTTCGATGATCTGGCGCGCGTCAACACGATCCTGATCGACATGAACCGCGACATCTGGGGTTACATCTCCCTTGGCTTCTTCAAGCAGAAGGTGAAGGCCGGTGAAGTCGGTAGCTCCACCATGCCGCACAAAGTGAACCCGATCGACTTCGAAAATGCTGAAGGCAATCTGGGCATGTCCACGGCGCTCCTGACTCACCTGAGCCAGAAGCTGCCGATTTCACGCTGGCAGCGCGACCTGACCGACTCCACCGTTCTGCGCAATATGGGCGTGGCATTCGGCTATGCGCTGCTGGGTTATGTATCTGCCCTGCGCGGCCTGAACAAGCTGGAAGCCAATCCGCAATCCATGCTGAATGATCTGGACGAAAACTGGGAAGTGCTGGCCGAGCCGATCCAGACCGTGATGCGTCGCTACAAGGTGGCGAATGCATACGAACAGCTTAAAGATCTGACGCGTGGCAAGGGTGGTATCAATCGCGATACCCTGCACGCATTCATCAGCGGTCTGGCCATTCCGGATGCAGACAAGGCGCGTCTGCTGGCTCTGACGCCATCCACCTATATCGGATGTGCAACAGAACTCGCGCGCAAAGTCTGAGTCTGATACAACACGCATAAAACGATTCGCGGGAGAATAAGCGTGAGCAAGAAAAAGCTCGTTGTAGCGGGCAGTGTGACCGGTGCATTGATTGCAGGCTGGCTGGGCGCCACCTGGTGGTCCGGCCTTGAAGCCGAAAAGACGCTGGCGAAGCAGCATAAAATGATTGCCGACCTGCCCTACTTCACGGTGAAAAAACACGAATACACCCGTGGTTTTTTCAGCTCACGCGAATCCACCACGATTACGCTGAACGACAGCATGCTGCGTCCGGCGCTGGAAATGGCCAAGCTGGCCGGTCACGAGATCCCGAAGCTGGAACTCACCTACACCCAGACCGTCAAGCACGGCCCTTTCCCGCTTATCTCCAGCGGTAGCTTTGCGCTCCTGAAAGCCGATGTCACCACCGACGTCCAATTCAGCGAGGACACCCGCAAGTTCCTCGGCAAAGTATTTGGCGATCAGAAGCCACTGCAGCTTGAAAATCGCGTGCATTTCGGCGACAGCGGCGAGTTCCTGATTACCATCCCCAAATTCGCCTATGAAGAGACGCTGGCCAAGGTTAAGGCCGACTGGCAGGGACTGGAAGCGCGTATCGCATACGATGGCGACTTCAACAAGGTGGACGTAGATGCCCAGGCACCCGGCCTCCACTTTGAGGCCAATGGGCAAGTCAGTCTTGATCTGAAGGGGCTCAAGTTTGTTGCTCACAATGCTCGCGGCGCATCGGGCGTCATGCTGGGCAAAGGCGACCTGACCCTGGAACGTGTCAACTTCAAGCGAGTAGAGGAAGGCAAGGAGCCTGTCGAAGCGTCGCTTGAACAGTTTGCCTACATGGTCAAGAGTGAGCCGGAAGGTGATTTCGTCAACTCGAGTGGCGATTTCTCTCTGAAGCAGTTTGCGCTCAACGGCAAGATTTACGGCCCAGCCAGACTCGCTGTCTCCGCCAAACATATCCACGGCCCGACGCTGGCCAAGCTCTCAAGCGAGATCTCCCGTATCCAGCGCGAAGTACCTATCGAACAGCAACCTGCCAAGATCATCGAGCTGGCGCGCAAAGAGGGGCAGCCACTCTTCAAGAACAACCTGACGCTCGCCATTGATGAACTGTCGGTCAAGCTACCCGAGGGAGATATGAACCTGAAGGCCAAGCTTTCTACGCAGGGTTATCAGGATGGCGACTTCGATGCCCCGCGCAAGCTGCTTTCCCACCTGCGCGCAAACGCAGAGATGAAGATGCCACGTCGTGTCATCGAAATCATCAGCCTGTGGAAATTCCGCGGCATGATTGCAGCACCAGAAGAGGCCACCAAGGAAGATCAGGAAGATCTCGATAATCTGGCCAAGGGCTTAGTAGACCAGTACATCAAACAATTGACTGCACAACAGTTGATTGAAGTAGACGGCGATATCCTGAAGACACGTGCAGACTGGAATGGCGAAAAGCTGGAAATTAATGGCAAGGACTTCCCCTTGCCCTGGCTCGGACCACAGGATCCTGCACCTGCTCGTTAAACGAGTTAGTCGCTAAACAGAACAAGGCTCGCTTACTCGCGAGCCTTGTTTGCATGTGGGGTCACAGCTGCGCGTTGCAAATAATCACCGTCAGGTGACGCTACAGGCTGCACCGCCAAGGCCAACTCAAGGCGCAATGCCAAGTGCGAATGGATGGCATCTACCGAATGAGGTGATGGCATCTGCTGATCACCGGGGCACATCATCGCGACAGCTTCTTCGCGACCCGTTTCCATGTCGAATATCTTGCCCATTTCAGCCTCCAGACCGGTATGCGGTTGATCGCTATCACACTTTGAATATCGGCATTTCCTAATGAAAATTCAACATCTTACTTTGCATACTTGTACGAGAAGTCGATATGTTCGATGAACGGATCAGTTACATCGAGCTTTCTCATTAATGTCTCTTCCAAGCAAGCAGATTTTCACGACTTGTTCCCCTCGCACAACAGTTGTATCCCATTTGACCACGTTTTGTTGCAGATAGAACAGCACTCCACAGATAATCAGCGGGCACATTTCAGTAGGTAGCTGCAAACCAACGGCTACCCACCTGGAGGCTGCTGATCAGTACTCTGTTCGGTAGTCAGCCACTCAGCCAACTACAAGAGGTTCAAAATGAAACTCAAGCAACTCGCGTATGCCGTCAGCCTGATTGGCTTCGCTGGTACACTCGCTCCCCTCGCACACGCAGCAGATGAAGCCGCAGTGAAGAAGGTCGACAAGATCGAAGTGACCGGTTCCTCGATCAAGCGCACCGCCAAGGAAGGCGCACTGCCTGTTCAGTCGATTTCCAAAGACGATATCGCCAAGAGCGGTGTGACCAATGTTCAAGATCTGATCCAGAACATCTCGGCATTCTCCACCTCCGGCTCGACTGCTACCGCATCCGTCGCTGGTACCGGCACATTTGGTCTGTCCTCGCCGTCCCTGCGCGGTCTGGGCAGCAACCGTACGCTGGTACTGGTGAATGGTCGCCGTCTGGCACCTGCAGCTGGTAATGATGGTTCCTCCATCGACATGAACGCGATCCCGATCTCCGCTATCGAGCGCGTTGAAGTACTGAAGGATGGCGCATCCGGCGTGTACGGTGCAGACGCGATTGCTGGTGTGATTAACTTCATCCTGTCTAAGAGCTACCGCGGTTTCATGGTCGATGGCTCCTATGGCACGCCGAGCGATGAAGGTGGCGGTTCCAACAGCCGTGCCGACTTCGTCGTTGGCTTTGGTGATCTGGATGCAGATCGCTTCAATGTGACGCTGACTGGTTCCATGGAAAAGGAATCGCGTCTGTGGGCCAAGGATCGCGCATACGCCAAGACTGCTCTGAACGAACCGTACTACTCCGGTAGCGCAACTGGTCAGGGTAACATCCAAGGTGCATGGGACGAAGTAAACCACAAGCCGACAGCAGACTACGTCAAGGGTACTGCTAGCGCAGGTTACGGTAACCCTGCAGCTACCAAGGGTTGTGACTCGATTGGCATGTTCAATGCCGGCAAGACCAAGCTGGGCGCAAGTGCTTACTGCCAGTTTGATAGCGCAGGCTATGTTGCCCTGATCCCGCAACGCGAACTGACCAATCTGGTTGGCAATGGCGTCTTCAAGATTAACGAAGAATGGCAAGCTTTCGGCGACTTCATCTACTCGAAGTCCAAGGTGTTCGAGTCGTACCAGAACTCCCCGATGCGTTCCAGCTTCTTCGATACCGACTCGAACTTTGCTGCACTCGGCGTCGACAAGGCTTTGCTTCTGCGTCCGACCAATCCGAATTACGCCACAGCCGCCGCCTGGCTGAAGGCCAATGGCTTTAGCAGCCTGGTGGGTCAACCGCTGGGTATCACTGCGCGTAGCGCAGGCCTGGGTAACCGCGAAGCAACCAGCGAACGTACCCAAACCCGCCAAACAATCGGCGTGCGTGGCACGATTGCCGGTCAGGACGTTGAATTGGCCGCTTCCCGCAATGAAGCGAAGCTGGACTACCTGATCACCAAGGGCTACTTCCGTCAGGCAGTATGGGTTAAGGTCATCAATGACACCAACTCGTGGAACCCATGGGCGCCGGATGGTCTGGGTAACGCCGCACTGCAAGACAAGCTGAAGGCCGAAGCTCAGTACACCGGTAACGCCATGAGCGGTACCTCGAAGACCAACTCGGTTGACTTCAAGGCAACGGGCGAACTGCTGCAAATCGCAGGCAACCCACTGTCTTACGCTGCTGGTGCCCAGTACCGCAAGGACAACTTCATCCTGACTCCGTCTGACGAGTACAGCTCAGGCGCGATTTCCGGTCTGGGTGGTTCAATTGTTCCGATGGATAAGAGCCGTGAAGTGAAGGCACTGTTCTCCGAACTCAGCCTGCCGATCGGTTCGACAATCGAGCTGAACGCTGCACTGCGTAGCGACCGCTATGATGATGTTGGCAACACCAACAACTACAAGGTGAGCGCACGCTGGCAACCGAGCGAGATGCTGGTGGTTCGTGCCTCTAACGGTACCGGCTTCCGTGCTCCGACCCTGACCGATCTGTGGTACCCGCAAACCGAAGGTACTTCGGCAGGCTTCACCGATCCGGCAACTAACTCCAAAAACATTCAGGTGACCACCAAGACTGGCGGTAACCCTGGTCTGAAGCCGGAAAAATCCGACCAAACCAGCGTTGGCTTCGTATTCCAGCCAACCCGTACCATCAGCGGCTCGGTTGATCTGTGGAAGATCAAGGTTAAGGATATCATTGCTACACCGTCGGTTCAGGAAGTGGTATCTGGCTTCCGCGCTGGCAAGGGTATCTACCAAGGTCTGGTGACACTGGATGCCAAGAACAATGTGACCTACGTGGTGAATCTGACCCAGAACCTGGGTACAGCTGACGTGCGTGGCGCCGACATTGACTTGACATGGGCTGATCGCTTCAGTTTCGGTCGCCTGTCCGCTAACCTGAACGGTACCTATCTGGATCAGTTCGACCAAACCTTCGCAGATGGCACCATCTCGAACAAGGTGGGTCGCGTAGCTGACGACCAGGGTAACCCGGTTCTGGGCGGTGATAATGGTGGTGTGAACCTGAAGTGGAAGCACCGTCTGACATTCAACTGGAGCCAAGGCCCGTGGAGTGCTGGTGTTGCTCAAAACTTCATCCTGCACTACGGCGATGCACCGGATCTGGACGGCAACCCGCACAATGTTCCGAGCTACTCCCTGTTTGATCTGAACGTTGGCTACACCGGCGTGAAGAATCTGCGTCTGGGTCTGGTGGTGAACAATGTGATGAACAAGAAGCCGCCAGTTGCGATCTACCCATCGCAATTTGCCAACAGCTTCATCTACGGCTATGACTTCTACAACTACAACCCGCGTGGCCGCTTCATCAGCACCACTGCGAGCTACAAGTTCTGGTAAGTCGTCCAGCTAAGTGCTTGAGTGCATAGCAAACGCCGGTGGCCTGATGGTCACCGGCGTTTTTCATTTCTCGGCATGACGGGCCTGCCACACCTGACAATCCGCGCTAACCCAACTGTCACCTACCGGTCATACTTTGCTCGTAAGATCATCGCTACGCTAAACCGTTGAACTCACACAAAGTAAGGAGTCAATATGTCTGCTGTTGGCACACGTGAAGAGCGCAAGCATGGCGAGCCCGATTCTGCGGTTCACCTCAGTGCATTGATGAAAGCGCCGCCGACCAGCAAGGAGGTGCATGCAGAACGGATGAGCCGACGCGGAGAGACGCGCAGGCGAGTGGAGGACTTGATACTGGCAAAAAATCAGGTCGGCGATTTATGGTAGACGCACAATCAA
The nucleotide sequence above comes from Burkholderiaceae bacterium DAT-1. Encoded proteins:
- the queG gene encoding tRNA epoxyqueuosine(34) reductase QueG; this encodes MHDEHSLDWADLKARIVRWSCELGFDDMRISDATLPPEAEARLQAWLDAGFHGEMDYMAAHGMKRARAKELVPGTIRVISVRMNYLPPDAADSGTIMADSHQAFISRYALGRDYHKVLRNRLQKLAEKISNETGAFAFRAFTDSAPVLEVETATQAGLGWRGKHTLLLTREHGSFFFLGELFVDLPLPIDPPLAQDHCGRCTKCIDVCPTGAIVAPYQVDARKCISYLTIELKGSIPEVYRPMIGNRVYGCDDCQLHCPWNRFAQTSPMEDFAIRNGLDKATLVDLFAWDEATFKANMAGSAIYRIGHAQWLRNLAVGLGNAETSPEIIAVLTARLNDADEVVREHVRWALARHGVNLLT
- the purB gene encoding adenylosuccinate lyase, with product MLSALTALSPLDGRYQKSVDALRDSFSEYALIKQRIKVEIEWLKALANEPGIVDVPAFSAATIAELDAVAIGFAEEHAAEVKAIEARTNHDVKAVEYWLKERFANNAEIAPVQEFFHFACTSEDINNLSHALMLKHGRDQVMLPKLQEVAAKLKDIAHDLADNAMMSRTHGQPATPTTMGKEIANVAYRLDRQIERIAAVELLGKINGAVGNYNAHLVAYPDVNWPAFAQKFVESLGITFNPYTIQIEPHDYMSELFDDLARVNTILIDMNRDIWGYISLGFFKQKVKAGEVGSSTMPHKVNPIDFENAEGNLGMSTALLTHLSQKLPISRWQRDLTDSTVLRNMGVAFGYALLGYVSALRGLNKLEANPQSMLNDLDENWEVLAEPIQTVMRRYKVANAYEQLKDLTRGKGGINRDTLHAFISGLAIPDADKARLLALTPSTYIGCATELARKV
- a CDS encoding YdgA family protein; amino-acid sequence: MSKKKLVVAGSVTGALIAGWLGATWWSGLEAEKTLAKQHKMIADLPYFTVKKHEYTRGFFSSRESTTITLNDSMLRPALEMAKLAGHEIPKLELTYTQTVKHGPFPLISSGSFALLKADVTTDVQFSEDTRKFLGKVFGDQKPLQLENRVHFGDSGEFLITIPKFAYEETLAKVKADWQGLEARIAYDGDFNKVDVDAQAPGLHFEANGQVSLDLKGLKFVAHNARGASGVMLGKGDLTLERVNFKRVEEGKEPVEASLEQFAYMVKSEPEGDFVNSSGDFSLKQFALNGKIYGPARLAVSAKHIHGPTLAKLSSEISRIQREVPIEQQPAKIIELARKEGQPLFKNNLTLAIDELSVKLPEGDMNLKAKLSTQGYQDGDFDAPRKLLSHLRANAEMKMPRRVIEIISLWKFRGMIAAPEEATKEDQEDLDNLAKGLVDQYIKQLTAQQLIEVDGDILKTRADWNGEKLEINGKDFPLPWLGPQDPAPAR
- a CDS encoding N-acetylmuramoyl-L-alanine amidase; protein product: MSRAIDRFSPDIKRRRLLQGAVATLLLPVVAATQGKNEESASVLAVRVWPARAYTRITIESNAPLQFNQFMVPDPARLVVDMDGISWGSELANIGARIGADDPYVKQLRAGRFKPGTVRVVLDLKAEVKPQVFTLQPYGEYKHRLVIDLFPAKVDDPLMAFADMDVPEGAASKPVQEVKSRKEDKAPEKLDVDRLITVVIDPGHGGEDPGAIGKSGTYEKTIVLAIAQKLKAKIDAQKGMRAVLTRDDDYFVPLGERVLKARKAAADLFVSIHADAVTRRDARGSSVYALSEGGATSTAAKWLAKSQNDADLIGGMRLDGRDRYLAHTLFDLTQTATINDSLKLGKAMLNEIGGINTLHRGQVEQAAFAVLKAPDIPSILVETAFISNPEEEAKLKDDAYQHKMANALLTGIKRYFDKNPPSGKTRLALKST
- a CDS encoding energy transducer TonB, with product MKYPIVITSAISLMLHGGVFFFLAPSPRSYQPQVGIQTLMVNLQHRDEPRLRQTIILKGGEFSNPLPDKFELPKSPAEASPTEPIKPLLDVDPTYYPAAELDQLAQPLNAVQLVPPEEGLQPARHQLVGVMRIQIKINESGVVDAVEVLSANPPEMDQQQVINAFKQTRFTPAMRSSRYVRSMKEVEVCYGPCSVPLESLSELNHP
- the murI gene encoding glutamate racemase, translated to MSQSLASRPIGVFDSGIGGLTVTRALMERMPFENIIYFGDTARVPYGVKSVATIEQFTSQIVDFLLEKEVKALVIACNTISAVAGNHVRKRVPVPVFDVIDSGARDAISMSRNNSIGVIATPTTVNANAYARAIHGLQADARVYSQACPLLVPLVEEGWLDHPVTRLTVQEYLKPVRAEGIDTLVLGCTHYPLLKPLIGELAGDSIKLVDSAVSVADQVARTLAEQGLCTPNRDEADYRYYVTDIPLRFQTVAERFLGRTLRHIEMAQL
- a CDS encoding DsbC family protein, coding for MNVSFPLSRTVLALATVLTFAACANAANETESVKSAVQKKLPQRKIESVRPSPVKGVFEVVIAPRQVVYTDAKADFMFVGDMVDLKRQVSLTEERMNELMKTDFNKLPFESAIKVVKGNGSRRVAVFSDPDCPFCKKLEQETLSKLDNVTIYNFVFPIASLHPDAARKSALIWCAEDKLVAWNNWMFNGTLPDNKGDCAHPISALQKVGEDIGVNATPTIVFENGQIIPGAIDSATFETQLSMGKKS
- the tsaE gene encoding tRNA (adenosine(37)-N6)-threonylcarbamoyltransferase complex ATPase subunit type 1 TsaE; its protein translation is MHAQYHTLSAHLADETATLALGEQIAAVLQGGTSIWLLGDLGAGKTTLTRGILRGCGFSGRVKSPTYTLVEPYVISNLYLHHFDLYRFADPEEWEDAGFRELFHPDSICLIEWPQKAEGLLPVPDWQISLAPEGDGRHVLIEAQTETGSRCLEQLIASRQI